The Breoghania sp. genome has a segment encoding these proteins:
- the flgK gene encoding flagellar hook-associated protein FlgK, which translates to MSLSVALRVAQSSLAARQKETAIASQNIAGASTSAYSRKSVLLSSVVNSSGQSGGVRVAGVGRATNDPLYKTLVQATSVASSQDALLSGIERMADTIGDTALESSPAAYLGQLRIAMQNYASDPNSPIEAQAALDAAKDVAKALNEASRVVQDVRASADADINASVENMNGLLEQLETLNTLIVKGNQSGADITDALDSRDQLLLALSEEVGITTLSREDGDIVVYTDSGVTLFETTAREVSFEKTATYDASTQGKAIYVDGVPITGDDAIMPIKSGNLYGLTILRDDAAVTYQAQLDEIARGLIETFAESDQSAGGLPPLTGLFAYSGGPGLPTSGVMAPGLAADIRVESAVDPDQGGTTDLMRDGGINGAAYVYNSASEASFGERIQEYLDELDLSRTFDTDAGLDADTTLMGFATNSVGWLESARKSASADLEVQTVVVQRTAESLSNVTGVNIDEEMTLLLEIERGYSAAAKLISTVDRMLDDLLAAVR; encoded by the coding sequence ATGAGCCTTTCTGTAGCTCTGCGGGTCGCCCAGTCATCTCTGGCGGCACGCCAGAAAGAGACCGCGATTGCGTCTCAGAACATCGCCGGAGCCAGCACATCCGCCTATTCGCGCAAGTCGGTGCTTCTCAGTTCTGTTGTGAACTCTTCGGGGCAAAGCGGCGGAGTGCGGGTCGCCGGGGTCGGTCGAGCGACGAATGACCCGCTCTACAAGACGCTGGTTCAGGCAACCTCGGTCGCCAGTTCGCAGGATGCGCTCCTGAGCGGTATTGAGCGAATGGCGGACACCATCGGTGACACTGCGCTTGAATCGTCTCCCGCCGCCTATCTGGGACAACTTCGGATCGCGATGCAGAACTATGCATCCGATCCGAACAGCCCCATCGAGGCGCAAGCGGCCCTTGATGCCGCCAAGGACGTGGCAAAAGCCCTGAACGAGGCGAGCCGTGTGGTTCAGGATGTGCGCGCAAGTGCCGATGCCGATATCAACGCTTCCGTTGAGAACATGAACGGCCTGCTTGAGCAGCTTGAAACGCTCAACACATTGATCGTGAAGGGCAATCAGAGCGGTGCTGACATAACCGATGCGCTGGATTCCCGCGATCAGCTGCTTCTTGCGCTTTCGGAAGAGGTCGGGATCACCACCCTGAGCCGGGAAGACGGAGACATCGTCGTCTATACGGACAGTGGTGTGACGCTGTTTGAAACGACAGCGCGCGAAGTCTCCTTCGAGAAAACCGCGACCTATGATGCAAGCACGCAAGGCAAAGCGATCTATGTCGATGGTGTGCCGATCACCGGCGACGACGCGATCATGCCGATCAAGAGCGGCAACCTCTATGGGTTGACGATCCTGCGCGATGACGCCGCGGTCACCTATCAGGCCCAGCTCGACGAAATCGCGCGCGGTCTGATTGAGACATTCGCAGAATCCGACCAGTCGGCTGGCGGTTTGCCGCCGCTAACCGGGCTCTTTGCCTATTCCGGCGGACCGGGGCTCCCAACGAGCGGCGTCATGGCGCCGGGATTGGCTGCCGATATTCGCGTCGAAAGCGCGGTGGATCCGGATCAGGGCGGAACGACCGACCTGATGCGCGATGGCGGCATCAACGGAGCGGCCTACGTCTACAACTCCGCCAGCGAGGCGAGTTTCGGCGAGAGGATCCAGGAATATCTGGATGAACTCGATTTGAGCCGCACCTTCGATACGGACGCCGGGCTCGATGCCGACACCACCCTGATGGGGTTTGCAACCAATTCTGTCGGGTGGCTCGAAAGCGCCCGCAAATCCGCCTCCGCCGATCTGGAGGTTCAGACAGTCGTCGTACAGAGAACGGCTGAATCCTTATCCAACGTCACCGGTGTGAATATCGATGAAGAGATGACGCTCCTTCTAGAAATAGAACGGGGCTACTCCGCAGCAGCAAAGCTGATCTCGACCGTCGATAGAATGCTCGATGACCTGTTAGCAGCCGTGAGGTAG
- a CDS encoding flagellar hook protein FlgE, protein MSLFGVMRTGVSGMNAQSSKLGTVADNIANSSTVGYKRAASEFSSQVLSNGSGSYNSGGVKAKTVYAISEKGSFSYTTSGLDLAIDGAGFFLVDNGDGNIGMTRAGAFVVDSTGYLINTAGYYLQGYPIDANGNIASVANGTSGLERVNVSQSQLEATATDQGLIWANVPAKASVVTGDTAGMNTAASTYTSKTSITTYDNLGGEVTLDIYYTKVADTGTASDWEVAVYDASEAATGGGFPYTAGPLSTTTLTFDGTNGKLAAASPTSVTVGIPGGATVDLDLSGMTSLKEDFIVTEVATNGNPPSAMESVEFDKDGVLYGVYANGARRALYKIPVANVASPDQLTPISGNVYQTSLNSGDMIVGFAGEGGMGIIEVGAREDSNVDLASELTSMIESQRTYTANSKVFQAGSELLETLVNMAR, encoded by the coding sequence ATGAGTCTATTCGGAGTTATGCGCACCGGCGTATCTGGCATGAATGCTCAATCGAGCAAGCTCGGAACGGTTGCCGATAACATCGCCAATTCTTCGACGGTTGGGTACAAGCGGGCGGCCTCCGAGTTCTCCTCGCAAGTCCTTTCCAACGGTTCGGGCAGCTACAATTCGGGTGGTGTAAAGGCGAAGACCGTCTATGCCATCTCCGAAAAAGGGTCGTTCAGTTACACCACGTCCGGCTTGGATCTCGCCATTGATGGCGCCGGTTTCTTCCTCGTCGACAACGGCGACGGAAATATCGGCATGACGAGAGCCGGGGCCTTTGTGGTCGATAGTACCGGCTACCTCATCAACACCGCAGGCTACTACCTTCAGGGCTATCCGATCGACGCCAATGGCAACATTGCAAGCGTTGCAAACGGAACGTCCGGTCTTGAGAGGGTCAACGTTTCGCAGAGCCAGCTCGAAGCCACGGCGACCGATCAGGGGCTGATCTGGGCCAACGTTCCCGCGAAGGCAAGTGTCGTCACGGGCGACACCGCCGGCATGAACACGGCCGCGTCCACCTATACATCGAAGACATCGATCACGACCTACGACAACCTCGGTGGAGAAGTTACCCTCGATATCTACTACACCAAGGTCGCCGATACCGGCACAGCGTCGGACTGGGAGGTCGCCGTTTACGATGCCTCTGAAGCTGCGACAGGCGGCGGGTTCCCCTATACGGCGGGTCCGCTGTCGACCACGACGCTGACCTTTGATGGCACGAACGGCAAGCTCGCGGCTGCCAGCCCGACCTCGGTCACGGTGGGTATTCCGGGCGGCGCTACCGTGGATCTCGACCTTTCGGGCATGACGTCCCTGAAGGAGGACTTCATCGTCACGGAGGTTGCGACAAACGGCAACCCGCCAAGCGCGATGGAGTCGGTCGAGTTCGACAAGGACGGCGTTCTTTACGGCGTCTATGCGAACGGAGCCCGCAGGGCTCTCTACAAGATCCCGGTTGCCAATGTCGCAAGCCCCGATCAGCTGACGCCGATCTCCGGCAACGTCTACCAGACGTCGCTGAACTCCGGCGACATGATCGTCGGGTTCGCAGGCGAGGGGGGCATGGGCATCATCGAAGTCGGGGCTCGGGAAGACTCCAACGTCGATCTCGCCTCCGAGTTGACCTCAATGATCGAGTCCCAGCGCACCTACACAGCGAACTCCAAAGTCTTCCAGGCCGGATCGGAGTTGCTCGAAACCCTCGTGAACATGGCGCGCTAA
- a CDS encoding transglycosylase SLT domain-containing protein yields MVAASRRYDVPLGVLYAVGLTETGQRDKLHPYALNIEGKSVFLSSAKEAEEMVIAARAKGKKLIDIGCMQINHYYHGDRFSSVAHMLQPRANVQYAARFLKELRTRQGSWTMAVARYHAGPNNNPAQKRYVCLVIKNMIAAGFGRWTANSRKFCK; encoded by the coding sequence ATGGTCGCGGCATCCAGACGTTATGACGTCCCCCTCGGTGTCCTTTACGCAGTTGGCCTGACGGAGACGGGGCAACGTGACAAGCTCCACCCCTATGCCCTGAACATTGAAGGCAAGTCTGTCTTTCTGTCCTCCGCAAAGGAGGCGGAAGAGATGGTGATCGCGGCCCGGGCAAAGGGCAAGAAGCTGATCGACATCGGCTGCATGCAGATCAACCATTATTATCACGGCGATCGCTTCTCTTCCGTTGCCCACATGCTTCAGCCACGCGCGAACGTTCAGTATGCGGCCCGATTCCTGAAAGAGCTCAGGACGCGACAGGGGTCGTGGACAATGGCTGTCGCGCGGTATCACGCTGGCCCCAACAACAATCCAGCCCAGAAGCGCTATGTCTGCCTGGTGATCAAGAACATGATCGCTGCGGGCTTCGGACGCTGGACAGCGAATTCTCGAAAATTCTGCAAGTGA
- a CDS encoding flagellar hook-length control protein FliK: MQVPQNLLNGPAATTDKSAGSSASEQGNDGGAFSQLYKSVAQKDEKKGANDGHGSAEGRTANAPQETSHGDGAAVLARLIGDAPHSGPSKTKSSTDGPMGIEVPEGAISNPARDEDGAGAGNPAFAALLASAPPMTQVSRPTGIGIPSKSNGGSGSAALHMALRGQLKGEGQVQSAGVPGSETVTATIDQVEGGTETLFSRFAVKPEAVSPGAGSRTERGAVGKHAGDSIEVVRQETHFAPSQRIPPIQQVGQALSEALANGQASQGGRAAPPFGDTGQLFAQPSGSAVKILEIRLQPQELGTVRVTMRIVEDRLQVDVRSANPQTVELLQKDKHMLDRLLHASGYKADSVTVQGIGDDRSPFQITAGPNAQNVNSGNGQGEGRSASQSGGNAPSGEGRQGSQQNSGEDTRHTQDHRDTGAGPEVRMKDSRTDGQELYL; this comes from the coding sequence ATGCAAGTGCCACAAAATCTCCTGAACGGGCCCGCCGCCACGACGGATAAGTCCGCCGGTTCTTCCGCCTCCGAACAGGGCAATGACGGAGGGGCGTTCAGCCAGCTCTACAAGTCGGTCGCGCAAAAGGACGAAAAGAAGGGCGCGAATGACGGCCACGGCTCTGCCGAAGGCCGGACCGCTAATGCGCCTCAGGAAACCAGCCATGGTGACGGTGCCGCCGTCCTGGCCAGGTTGATTGGTGACGCCCCGCACTCGGGTCCGTCAAAGACGAAAAGCTCAACCGATGGCCCCATGGGGATCGAAGTCCCCGAAGGCGCGATCAGCAATCCGGCGAGAGACGAGGACGGGGCCGGCGCAGGCAATCCCGCATTTGCCGCGCTTCTGGCTTCTGCGCCCCCGATGACACAGGTCTCGCGCCCCACAGGCATCGGGATTCCGTCGAAGTCGAATGGCGGAAGCGGCAGCGCCGCCCTGCACATGGCGCTTCGCGGGCAGCTTAAGGGGGAGGGGCAGGTTCAAAGCGCAGGTGTGCCGGGCTCTGAAACCGTGACCGCGACGATTGATCAGGTTGAGGGCGGCACCGAAACGCTCTTTTCGAGGTTTGCGGTCAAGCCGGAAGCCGTATCGCCGGGCGCCGGCTCCAGGACCGAGCGCGGCGCAGTTGGCAAGCATGCAGGAGATTCCATCGAGGTCGTGCGCCAGGAAACGCATTTTGCCCCCTCTCAGCGCATTCCCCCCATCCAGCAGGTTGGACAGGCCCTGAGCGAAGCCCTCGCCAATGGACAGGCGAGCCAGGGTGGGCGCGCTGCCCCGCCCTTTGGCGACACCGGGCAGCTCTTCGCTCAGCCCTCGGGGTCAGCAGTGAAAATCCTGGAGATCCGTCTTCAGCCGCAGGAACTGGGCACGGTTCGGGTGACGATGCGGATCGTGGAAGACCGATTGCAGGTCGATGTGCGCTCCGCCAATCCGCAGACGGTCGAGCTCCTGCAAAAGGACAAGCACATGCTTGACCGGCTCCTTCATGCCTCCGGCTACAAGGCCGACAGCGTGACAGTGCAGGGTATTGGTGACGACCGGTCGCCGTTCCAGATCACAGCCGGGCCGAATGCGCAAAACGTGAATTCCGGCAATGGACAAGGCGAGGGACGCAGCGCCAGCCAGTCTGGCGGCAACGCGCCCAGCGGTGAGGGCAGGCAGGGATCGCAACAAAACAGCGGCGAAGACACCCGCCACACTCAGGATCATCGCGACACAGGTGCAGGCCCGGAAGTGCGTATGAAGGATAGTCGGACCGATGGGCAGGAGCTTTATCTCTAG
- a CDS encoding chemotaxis protein, with the protein MMRTARKTMSFKRASLLAMVAAGIVWAGVFSQGVGARELLGAQTAGVSSPQPYEMVRSLQSLQAQVAHGNSQANAAQRTLLKEMREVFENADPEVWQDARNARASVIYLLSGGHPAVMHKLLGYDPLPHVPAGLMHGALAYIEGRAGEARKHLSGFDPLELEAGLGGQVALVRAALFVREDPQEAIRMLDIARLLMPGTLVEEAALRREVFLVGKLGDIEKLQSLSLTYMRRFHGSLYGNDFRRRFAAAIDTLGFGTNDDLFSLLESLLSEFDIDSRRSLYVTLSRHALLNGRLDVVKKATAVARPLAMAGTDDAIRLNLYRAGALLGESEIRDALRLLWSIDRSRLSADDEALMDAIYERVNQIRHWPQAPEGTHPSAQPVTVTAKPAKPSWETPLMKRAQRDIDAASRDVADRSWRN; encoded by the coding sequence ATGATGCGGACGGCGCGAAAAACGATGAGCTTCAAGCGGGCTTCGCTGCTTGCAATGGTTGCAGCCGGGATCGTCTGGGCAGGAGTTTTCTCGCAAGGCGTGGGCGCACGTGAACTCCTGGGCGCGCAGACTGCGGGCGTGTCGTCGCCCCAGCCCTATGAAATGGTTCGCTCCCTGCAATCGTTGCAGGCCCAGGTTGCGCATGGCAACAGCCAGGCAAACGCCGCCCAGCGAACCCTGCTCAAGGAGATGCGTGAGGTCTTCGAGAATGCCGATCCAGAGGTTTGGCAGGATGCGCGTAATGCGCGGGCAAGCGTCATCTATTTGCTGAGTGGCGGCCATCCGGCCGTCATGCACAAGTTGCTTGGCTACGATCCGTTGCCCCATGTTCCGGCGGGCCTGATGCATGGCGCGCTCGCATATATCGAGGGGCGGGCCGGTGAGGCTCGCAAGCACCTTTCGGGATTCGACCCGCTTGAACTGGAGGCCGGGCTGGGCGGTCAGGTGGCGCTGGTTCGTGCGGCCTTGTTCGTGCGCGAGGATCCGCAAGAAGCAATCAGAATGCTTGATATCGCCCGTCTTCTCATGCCGGGAACGCTGGTGGAGGAAGCCGCCTTACGTCGCGAGGTCTTCTTGGTCGGCAAGCTGGGGGATATCGAGAAGCTTCAAAGCCTCTCCCTGACCTATATGCGGCGCTTCCATGGTTCGCTCTATGGCAATGACTTCCGGCGTCGTTTCGCGGCTGCCATTGATACGCTGGGTTTCGGCACGAACGACGATCTCTTTTCATTGTTGGAAAGCCTGTTGTCCGAATTCGACATCGACAGTCGGCGATCGCTCTATGTCACGCTCTCGCGCCACGCCCTGTTGAATGGTCGGCTCGATGTTGTGAAGAAGGCGACAGCGGTGGCCCGACCTCTGGCGATGGCGGGAACCGATGATGCGATCCGCCTGAATCTCTATAGGGCCGGGGCGCTTCTCGGCGAAAGCGAGATCCGCGACGCTCTCCGGCTCTTGTGGTCCATCGATAGATCACGGTTGAGCGCAGATGACGAAGCCCTCATGGACGCGATTTATGAGCGCGTGAATCAGATCCGGCACTGGCCGCAGGCTCCGGAAGGCACGCATCCTTCCGCCCAACCCGTCACCGTGACGGCAAAGCCAGCCAAACCTTCCTGGGAAACGCCTCTCATGAAACGGGCGCAACGAGATATCGATGCAGCGTCAAGAGACGTCGCCGACCGGTCATGGAGAAATTGA
- a CDS encoding flagellar motor protein MotB, with amino-acid sequence MIPDRAQEIVIVRRRNPLFAEPPKGGVWKIAYADFMTAMMAFFLVMWLINVTDDATKKGVAQYFNPVNLAATSPNRKGLNDPDQTGVTNEDGRNQPQGEAGTGREKHGANVARPIKEKTPAPNPGKGATIDNNLQGPAAGRGADAARGGEFAATYSEEALFSDPYAVLDKLASTVPGPVTEEEGSGNAGFGDKEGKGARGGDAYRDPFDPLYWQFTPKSVVEGGPRKALRPAVVAAVVKSDVKEGAEAGKPLPKAKPGEVVEKIASSRDVRVSERTVQGKGATDGVYVENKATTVEVAKVAAATETGTGPAAHAGSATGPGTGLGSGTGPGAGIQPVKVEGPALKNSVHTAQRLRERLAAIAKGPLRNVAAQVEIVTSNEGVLISLTDANNFGMFAIGSAEPRPQLVHLMEEIGKTLSDTKGDVIIRGHTDARPFTSGSYDNWRLSTARAHIAYYMLMRGGLDGKRVERVEGYADRVLKVPADPYAASNRRIEILLKEVRS; translated from the coding sequence ATGATCCCGGACAGGGCCCAGGAGATCGTCATCGTCCGACGCCGGAATCCGCTCTTTGCGGAGCCTCCCAAGGGAGGGGTCTGGAAGATCGCCTATGCGGATTTCATGACCGCGATGATGGCCTTCTTTCTGGTGATGTGGCTGATCAATGTCACCGATGACGCCACAAAAAAGGGCGTCGCGCAGTATTTCAATCCGGTCAATCTCGCCGCGACCTCGCCCAATCGGAAGGGATTGAATGATCCCGATCAGACGGGTGTGACGAATGAGGATGGCCGAAACCAGCCTCAGGGCGAGGCTGGAACCGGACGCGAGAAGCACGGCGCGAATGTCGCCCGTCCAATCAAGGAAAAGACGCCGGCGCCCAACCCGGGCAAGGGGGCGACGATCGACAACAACCTGCAGGGGCCTGCCGCGGGTAGAGGTGCGGACGCCGCGCGCGGGGGTGAGTTCGCAGCAACCTATTCGGAAGAAGCCTTGTTCTCCGATCCCTATGCCGTGCTGGACAAGTTGGCGAGCACTGTGCCGGGGCCGGTCACGGAAGAAGAGGGCTCGGGCAATGCCGGATTTGGTGACAAGGAGGGCAAGGGGGCACGCGGGGGCGACGCCTACCGGGATCCGTTTGATCCTCTGTACTGGCAGTTCACGCCCAAGAGCGTTGTTGAAGGCGGTCCCCGAAAAGCCTTGCGCCCTGCGGTCGTGGCCGCAGTCGTGAAGAGCGACGTGAAAGAGGGCGCCGAAGCGGGCAAGCCCCTTCCGAAGGCGAAGCCGGGCGAGGTCGTCGAGAAAATCGCGTCATCCCGAGATGTTCGCGTGAGCGAACGCACCGTTCAGGGGAAAGGCGCAACAGATGGCGTCTATGTCGAGAACAAGGCCACGACGGTTGAAGTGGCGAAGGTTGCTGCGGCGACAGAGACGGGGACAGGTCCGGCGGCACATGCAGGCTCAGCCACAGGCCCAGGCACTGGCTTAGGCTCAGGCACTGGCCCAGGCGCCGGCATCCAGCCGGTAAAGGTCGAGGGGCCGGCTCTGAAGAACTCGGTCCACACCGCTCAACGCCTGCGTGAACGCCTGGCTGCGATTGCCAAGGGGCCCTTGCGCAATGTTGCAGCGCAAGTCGAGATCGTCACGAGCAACGAAGGTGTGCTCATCAGCCTCACGGACGCCAACAACTTCGGGATGTTCGCGATCGGCTCGGCCGAGCCACGTCCCCAGCTGGTTCACCTGATGGAGGAGATCGGAAAGACGCTTTCCGACACCAAGGGAGACGTCATCATCCGCGGGCATACCGATGCGCGACCGTTCACATCCGGCTCCTATGACAATTGGCGCCTTTCAACCGCGCGTGCCCATATCGCCTATTACATGCTGATGCGTGGCGGGCTTGACGGCAAGCGGGTGGAGCGTGTCGAGGGATATGCCGACCGGGTTCTGAAGGTTCCTGCCGATCCCTATGCGGCGTCCAATCGGCGCATTGAGATCCTCCTCAAGGAGGTGCGTTCATGA
- the fliF gene encoding flagellar basal-body MS-ring/collar protein FliF codes for MPGREHAEKLWANLLELGPRRLVALALIGLATMMSVGFGAYYLSRPEMVTLYKGLEGDDVSRIGAALQDAGIIYDVSAEGDAVFVNHSATGRARMLLAERGLPRGAGSGYELFDQLGSLGLTSFMQEITRVRALEGEIARTIQLMAGVRAARVHIVMPEKGSFRRDQQPPSASVVIRADSPDDIQTAEAIRHLVAAAVPGMTAEKVTVLDTRGKMLASGKDPANASIGLKTSLEESVNSRLQDTIRTTLTPYLGLNNFEVSVAATLNTDRRRTNEVIYDPDSRTERSVRTIREEESASNASTQSPTTVEQNLPTENVDANGGERSAEETARREETVNYEISSKTVETSQDGYRVDRLSIAVLVDRARLMASLGPDADENSARMQLADIKEIVSSAAGVNDERGDTVTVSMVSFVDNAGGIEPVPPLSLTELFMRQSGNVINALTILIVAGMLVWFGLRPALAALVPAKVPAVEVAGYEPLGEGDPSIAALEGPESEGLKLSPPDHSLLIQDLTQKINQSPLKKLEPLLDLDEEQAAAILKQWMYETEGAL; via the coding sequence ATGCCAGGTCGCGAACATGCTGAGAAGCTATGGGCCAACTTGCTTGAATTGGGTCCGAGAAGGCTTGTCGCCCTCGCGTTGATCGGGTTGGCGACAATGATGAGTGTCGGCTTCGGGGCCTATTACCTGAGCCGGCCGGAAATGGTCACGCTCTACAAGGGCCTGGAAGGTGATGACGTCAGTCGTATCGGCGCCGCCTTGCAGGATGCCGGCATCATCTACGATGTCAGCGCCGAGGGCGATGCCGTCTTTGTCAATCACTCCGCAACCGGACGCGCGCGCATGCTACTCGCCGAACGCGGACTGCCGCGTGGTGCGGGATCTGGCTACGAGCTCTTCGATCAGCTGGGGTCCCTCGGCCTGACCTCCTTCATGCAGGAAATTACCCGCGTCCGGGCCCTTGAAGGCGAAATCGCGCGTACCATTCAGCTGATGGCCGGTGTGCGGGCGGCGCGTGTGCATATCGTCATGCCGGAGAAGGGCTCTTTCCGCCGCGACCAGCAGCCCCCGTCGGCTTCCGTGGTGATCCGCGCGGACTCGCCCGATGACATCCAGACCGCGGAGGCGATCCGTCATCTGGTCGCAGCCGCAGTTCCCGGCATGACCGCCGAAAAGGTCACCGTGCTCGATACGCGCGGCAAGATGCTGGCCAGCGGCAAGGATCCCGCGAATGCGTCCATTGGGCTCAAGACCTCTCTTGAAGAATCCGTGAATTCCCGCCTTCAGGATACGATCCGTACGACGCTGACGCCCTATCTCGGCCTCAACAACTTCGAGGTCAGCGTGGCCGCGACGCTCAACACCGATCGTCGTCGCACCAATGAAGTCATCTACGATCCGGATTCGCGGACCGAGCGGTCCGTGCGCACGATCCGCGAAGAGGAAAGTGCGAGCAACGCCAGCACCCAGTCGCCAACGACGGTCGAGCAGAACCTGCCCACCGAGAATGTCGATGCAAATGGAGGTGAACGTTCCGCGGAAGAAACGGCCCGGCGCGAGGAAACCGTCAACTACGAGATTTCGTCCAAGACCGTCGAGACGTCGCAAGATGGCTATCGCGTCGACCGCCTGTCCATCGCGGTTCTTGTCGATCGCGCCCGTCTGATGGCGTCGCTTGGGCCGGATGCGGATGAAAACTCCGCGCGCATGCAGCTTGCCGACATCAAGGAGATCGTCTCCTCGGCCGCGGGCGTCAATGACGAGCGGGGGGATACGGTCACCGTGTCCATGGTTTCGTTCGTTGACAATGCGGGTGGGATCGAACCCGTGCCGCCCCTGTCGCTCACCGAACTCTTCATGCGCCAGTCCGGAAACGTGATCAACGCGCTGACCATCCTGATTGTTGCGGGAATGCTGGTTTGGTTCGGCCTCCGCCCGGCTCTTGCCGCTCTGGTTCCGGCCAAGGTGCCTGCTGTCGAGGTTGCCGGCTACGAGCCCCTGGGCGAAGGCGACCCGTCAATCGCGGCGCTTGAGGGACCGGAGAGCGAGGGGCTCAAGTTGAGCCCGCCCGATCACTCGCTGCTCATTCAGGATCTCACCCAGAAGATCAACCAGTCGCCGCTCAAGAAGCTCGAACCGCTGCTTGATCTGGACGAAGAGCAGGCCGCAGCGATTCTGAAGCAGTGGATGTATGAGACGGAGGGTGCACTGTGA
- a CDS encoding flagellin yields MASLMTNASAMTALQTLNTTNKSLAETQSRIATGYRVATAEDNAAYWSIATTMRSDNMALSAVEDALGLGAATLDTMYTAMDSTVDLVNDIKAKLVAAQDPGVDRAKIQEEIGALQENLASIASSAVFNNENWLSVDSGAASYNASKDIVASFSRTGGAITIEKITVDIDSIKLYDTNGALGILDSNQTNGNAVATIDISALTASAADMTTLTGMLEDVDEALGKITDAATQLGAAKSRVEIQRDFVSALTDALDRGIGQLVDADMNEESTRLQALQVQQQLGIQALSIANSSSQNILSLFR; encoded by the coding sequence ATGGCTAGCTTGATGACCAACGCTTCTGCAATGACTGCTCTGCAGACGCTGAATACCACCAACAAGTCTCTCGCCGAGACCCAGAGCCGCATTGCCACCGGTTATCGCGTTGCGACCGCCGAAGACAATGCCGCTTATTGGTCGATCGCGACGACCATGCGTTCGGACAACATGGCGCTTTCCGCCGTTGAAGATGCTCTCGGCCTCGGTGCCGCGACGCTCGACACGATGTACACCGCCATGGACAGCACCGTTGATCTCGTCAACGATATCAAGGCAAAGCTGGTCGCCGCGCAGGATCCGGGCGTTGATCGCGCCAAGATTCAGGAAGAGATTGGTGCTCTTCAGGAGAACCTTGCGTCGATTGCAAGCTCTGCGGTCTTCAACAATGAGAACTGGCTGTCGGTTGACTCCGGCGCGGCGTCTTACAACGCCTCGAAGGACATCGTTGCTTCGTTCAGCCGTACCGGCGGTGCGATCACGATCGAAAAGATCACCGTCGATATCGACAGCATCAAGCTGTACGACACCAACGGCGCTCTCGGCATTCTCGACAGCAACCAGACCAACGGCAACGCTGTTGCCACCATCGACATCTCTGCACTGACCGCCTCGGCCGCCGACATGACGACCCTGACCGGCATGCTTGAGGACGTCGATGAGGCTCTGGGCAAGATCACCGACGCTGCCACTCAGCTCGGCGCAGCCAAGAGCCGCGTGGAAATCCAGCGCGACTTCGTCTCTGCTCTGACGGACGCTCTGGATCGTGGTATCGGCCAGCTGGTTGATGCGGACATGAACGAGGAATCGACCCGCCTTCAGGCGCTCCAGGTGCAGCAGCAACTGGGCATCCAGGCGCTGTCGATCGCGAACTCGTCCAGCCAGAACATCCTCTCGCTGTTCCGCTAG
- the fliP gene encoding flagellar type III secretion system pore protein FliP (The bacterial flagellar biogenesis protein FliP forms a type III secretion system (T3SS)-type pore required for flagellar assembly.), translating to MKRVLIAGALLTLGATAAAAQVPDLSSLIPEGDGSTAGRIVQLVALMTVLSVAPGILIMVTSFTRFAVALSFLRSGLGLQTTPANLILISLALFMTFYVMAPTFDRAWSEGVQPLIENKITEQEAYTRITAPFRAFMLSQVRETDLVLFDDLAANRVTDAPAASPQDVELRVLIPAFMISELRRGFEIGFLVVLPFLVIDMIVATITMSMGMMMLPPTVISLPFKALFFILIDGWNLLVGNLVRSFF from the coding sequence ATGAAGCGGGTCCTTATCGCCGGCGCGCTTCTGACGCTGGGTGCCACGGCTGCCGCCGCTCAGGTGCCCGATCTTTCCAGCCTCATCCCGGAAGGCGACGGGAGCACGGCGGGCCGTATTGTCCAGTTGGTCGCCCTGATGACGGTGCTCTCGGTTGCGCCCGGCATCCTGATCATGGTGACGAGTTTTACCCGTTTTGCGGTTGCGCTTTCGTTCCTGCGATCCGGGCTTGGGCTGCAGACGACCCCCGCCAATCTCATCCTTATCTCCCTGGCGCTTTTCATGACATTCTATGTGATGGCGCCGACCTTCGATCGGGCCTGGAGCGAGGGCGTGCAGCCCTTGATCGAAAACAAGATCACGGAACAAGAGGCCTACACGCGGATCACGGCACCGTTTCGCGCCTTCATGCTTTCGCAGGTTCGCGAGACCGATCTGGTGCTGTTCGATGATCTGGCGGCAAATCGCGTCACGGATGCGCCAGCGGCCAGCCCGCAGGACGTGGAGTTGCGGGTGTTGATCCCGGCCTTCATGATTTCCGAATTGAGACGCGGTTTCGAAATCGGCTTTCTGGTGGTTCTGCCGTTTCTGGTAATCGACATGATCGTCGCGACGATCACCATGTCCATGGGCATGATGATGTTGCCGCCGACGGTCATCTCACTGCCATTCAAGGCGCTTTTTTTCATATTGATCGACGGCTGGAACCTGCTCGTCGGGAATCTGGTAAGATCGTTTTTCTGA